The DNA segment AGAAACGAGCCGTCCGGGTCGTAACCGGACAGAAGCATGCTCTCCGGGAGGCGGTTCCGATCGGTCGTTGCAATCTGCCTGCCGTTTTGCCAGGCGGTTCCACCTTCGACGGCAGCGAATAACTCGTCTGTTTCTGGGACGTAAACCACTCCGAGGGTGGGTGTTCCTGAAACGACCAGTCCGATCGAGATGGCGTAATTCGGATTTCCGTGTGCAAAGTTTCCGGTCCCATCCAGTGGGTCGATGACCCAGGTGTATGGAGTTCCGGACGCTCGATGGCCGCTTTCTTCCGAAAAGAGGCTGTGGTCGGGGAACTCGGCCCTAATAGCCGTCGTGATGATCCTATCTGCCTGCCGGTCGGCTTCCGTGATGATGTTCGCTTTGTCCGTTTTGAAGCCGACCGATTCCACCTGTCCGTGGAGTTCGCGTAAGGGTTCGCCAGCGCTGTGAGCCGCCTCGATGGCTATCTCGAGGGCATCGTCGATGGCAAAATCGGTCGGAAACGATGTTCGATCGAGCCCTGCCGTCATAGCGTCGACGTTGGGAACACCGCTACGGCTCGTTCCGTTCGGCTGAGCACGACTCGGTCGAATCCGGGGGACGTCAGCACGTAAGGGCCGCCCTTCGTCCGACCGAACGTCCCAGCCGAGTTTCTTCGTGATTGCCGTGAAGAAATGGTCGTCGTAACTGGTTCGGACGACGTAAGCCGGCGTTTCAGCTCCTGTGATCAGTACTTCTTCGTCTTCATTGACGGCCGTGTGAACGCGACCGCCGTCGACTTGCAACGTGGCGGGACCTTCCGTGTATATCCGGAGTTCCGTCGACGGTGCCATAACGACCGGCCGCACACCGAGTTGATGGGTGTGCAGTGGAACCAGCTGAATCGAGTGGTTGTTAACCGGATAGTGAATCGGCCCGTTGGCCGAGAGTGAAATTCCGGTCGACCCGGTGGGCGTCGAAACGGCCAGTCCGGTCCCTTCGAACTCCCCGACGTACTCGTCGTTGGCGAACACGTCGAGACGGGTTATCTTCCGGTCGATCGGGTTCTCCGGCGGCGCGTGCTCGAGCATGATCTCGTTGATCCCCGTCGCCTCGAGCCCGTCGGTTTCGACGCGAACTTGCTGGCGATTGTCGACAGCTGCACGGCCACGAAGGGCTTCTTCGAGTGCTGCCTCGAGGTCTTCCGGTTCGACGCGAGCCAGAAACGAGAGCGTGCCCGTATTGATGCCCAGAACTGGAACCCCGCGCGGAGCGAACGTCTTGATGCCCTCGAAAAACGTCCCGTCACCACCGATTGTCAGGCCGAGCGTTGCCGTCCCCTCCTCGTAGACGTGTCCAATATCCGTACCGACGTCGACTGCTGACACCGAGAGATCGTATGCGGATGCAATGGTCTCCAGTCGGTCGAGCACGTCCTCGCTGCCTGGGCTGACGACGGCGATCAGTTCCTCTGTCGTCGCCAATCTTCGGCCGTGCATTTGTGTCGAACTATCTTCGGGCTCACCGTATAAATCCACCTCGACACGCCGACACCTGCCTGCCGACTCCAAACCCTATTTAGTATCCGGGATACAATCCCCGAGCGATGGAACGGGGCTCGCGCGAATCGTTTACGCGAATGGGAACGCTGGGAATCGAAGAGGAGTGTTTCGTCGTCGACGAGCGTGGGCGCCCGACGAGCGGTACGGATGCACTCGTATACGACCACGAACCTCCTGCTATTCTCGACGAACGACTCGATCACGAGCTGTTTAAATGCGTTATCGAGACCCAGACGCCCTTGATCGAACGGCCGAGCGACGCCGAGTCCGCTCTGCTCGAGGTCCGAAACGCGCTGCTCGAACACGCACAGCGTCACGGATACGGAATTGCCGCAGCGGGCTTGCACCCGCTGGCTCGCTGGCGTGAACTCGAGCATGCCGAAAA comes from the Natronosalvus amylolyticus genome and includes:
- a CDS encoding NAD(+)/NADH kinase, translating into MHGRRLATTEELIAVVSPGSEDVLDRLETIASAYDLSVSAVDVGTDIGHVYEEGTATLGLTIGGDGTFFEGIKTFAPRGVPVLGINTGTLSFLARVEPEDLEAALEEALRGRAAVDNRQQVRVETDGLEATGINEIMLEHAPPENPIDRKITRLDVFANDEYVGEFEGTGLAVSTPTGSTGISLSANGPIHYPVNNHSIQLVPLHTHQLGVRPVVMAPSTELRIYTEGPATLQVDGGRVHTAVNEDEEVLITGAETPAYVVRTSYDDHFFTAITKKLGWDVRSDEGRPLRADVPRIRPSRAQPNGTSRSGVPNVDAMTAGLDRTSFPTDFAIDDALEIAIEAAHSAGEPLRELHGQVESVGFKTDKANIITEADRQADRIITTAIRAEFPDHSLFSEESGHRASGTPYTWVIDPLDGTGNFAHGNPNYAISIGLVVSGTPTLGVVYVPETDELFAAVEGGTAWQNGRQIATTDRNRLPESMLLSGYDPDGSFLANFYQETRGVRRLGAAALNLCYLARGSADAVWEFDTYPWDVAAGLVIARAAGARITDARGNPFEFDLEMDTRKELLGSNGVLHPALQSHLDAAVVDSRE